A region from the Azospirillum fermentarium genome encodes:
- a CDS encoding 4Fe-4S dicluster domain-containing protein has translation MIELVLDDRCIGCGSCVDACPDDVFDASADGPPVVARQEDCQTCYLCELFCAVDALYVSPRVTPDATVDAAALEAAGLLGGYRRTLGWARGRPGGTDRDLSYRMHEAFPEPLGTAWKRSGL, from the coding sequence ATGATCGAACTGGTTCTGGATGACCGCTGCATCGGCTGCGGATCGTGCGTCGATGCCTGCCCCGACGATGTGTTCGACGCATCCGCCGACGGCCCGCCGGTGGTGGCGCGCCAGGAGGATTGCCAGACCTGCTATCTGTGCGAACTCTTCTGTGCGGTGGACGCGCTCTACGTCTCCCCCCGCGTCACCCCCGACGCCACGGTGGACGCCGCGGCGCTGGAGGCGGCGGGGCTTCTGGGCGGCTACCGCCGCACGCTGGGCTGGGCGCGTGGCCGTCCCGGCGGCACGGACCGCGACCTGTCGTACCGCATGCACGAAGCCTTCCCCGAGCCCTTGGGCACGGCGTGGAAGCGGTCGGGCCTCTGA
- a CDS encoding eCIS core domain-containing protein, which produces MPSHTMEQRPAGKTGTGHRVPPAAAAGPMQARLTQLAAKLDAAPRSAGLQALSDTLASPVQRQPNRTGLPDALKTGMETRTGVGLDSVRVHYGSSRPAQFKAHAITQGTEIHVAPGQEGHLPHELGHVVQQMQGRVPVTTQMKGIPVNADPVLEAEATMLGGQAVQTKPIQRRADGPAGRPTAPRFAARGIIQRMKSPPTSTDGETHNETIGGVLHQRIPINSSKARFLRRIQFAEGGSRNFVQVKFVKGRGKTRKVLYVLARSMGMGKSKLTLSDEKVRTKVGGFKKRSHSEAVMRAVRHINKLNTGSDEYDLDGYKVNYVTSTNEACGEDHENCRAESVPYLGTKNYNFLNPYTGSDDAAGFEKLNNAHRKKLKNDDAYESEAESEDEYDTLVVDDGQFEGVDFKTDTMDQADVTPLADIYEDRSKRTKMDYEGKDLF; this is translated from the coding sequence ATGCCCAGCCATACCATGGAACAGCGGCCCGCAGGAAAAACCGGCACCGGCCACCGGGTGCCGCCGGCCGCAGCCGCCGGGCCGATGCAGGCCCGTCTGACCCAATTGGCCGCCAAGCTGGACGCGGCACCTCGGAGCGCGGGCCTGCAGGCCCTGTCCGACACCCTGGCGTCCCCGGTCCAGCGGCAGCCCAACCGCACCGGCCTGCCCGATGCGCTGAAGACGGGAATGGAGACACGGACCGGGGTGGGGCTGGACAGCGTGCGGGTGCATTACGGATCGTCCCGCCCGGCCCAGTTCAAGGCCCACGCCATCACCCAAGGCACCGAAATCCATGTTGCCCCCGGCCAGGAGGGCCACCTCCCCCACGAACTCGGCCATGTGGTGCAGCAGATGCAGGGCCGCGTGCCCGTCACCACCCAGATGAAGGGCATCCCCGTCAACGCTGACCCGGTGTTGGAGGCGGAAGCCACCATGCTGGGGGGACAGGCGGTACAGACGAAACCCATCCAGCGCCGGGCCGACGGCCCCGCCGGCCGGCCCACGGCCCCCCGCTTCGCGGCCCGCGGCATCATCCAGCGGATGAAGAGCCCCCCGACATCCACCGACGGGGAAACCCACAACGAAACCATCGGCGGTGTTCTGCACCAGCGCATTCCCATCAACTCCAGCAAGGCCCGTTTCCTGCGCCGCATTCAGTTCGCCGAAGGGGGATCGCGCAACTTCGTGCAGGTGAAGTTCGTCAAGGGGCGGGGGAAGACACGGAAGGTGCTCTATGTCCTTGCCCGCAGCATGGGGATGGGAAAGAGCAAACTGACCCTCAGCGATGAAAAGGTTCGGACAAAGGTCGGCGGCTTCAAGAAGCGCAGCCACAGCGAGGCCGTCATGCGTGCCGTGCGCCATATAAACAAGCTCAACACCGGATCGGATGAGTACGACCTTGATGGTTACAAGGTCAATTACGTCACATCGACCAACGAAGCGTGCGGGGAGGATCACGAGAACTGCCGGGCCGAATCGGTTCCCTACCTTGGCACGAAAAATTACAACTTTCTCAATCCTTATACGGGGTCGGACGATGCCGCCGGCTTCGAAAAACTCAACAACGCCCACCGGAAGAAGCTGAAGAACGACGACGCCTATGAGAGCGAGGCGGAAAGCGAGGATGAATACGACACCCTCGTCGTCGATGACGGCCAATTCGAAGGGGTCGATTTCAAGACCGATACGATGGATCAGGCCGACGTCACGCCTCTAGCCGACATCTACGAGGACCGCAGCAAACGGACGAAGATGGACTACGAAGGCAAAGACCTGTTCTGA
- a CDS encoding contractile injection system tape measure protein, which yields MDGRTHHIRRLSLDVTLTDLDQALFLRPRVEELAARHLPRVLERVLDRMAPPGMHVRLDRLDLDLGTIPADGLEGEALAVFERALTEALADAVPRALHAPGAGAAALDSAAARLDLADTYLTGGVYPFWARGDALPPPVLLNRLAAEQPAALAGLIRRRGREPAVLERLVQQMGGDGLRRLLAALAPADAAEILACLADLVVIHRAGPLLPLPEPAVERLFWLVTLDYLLREAGSQFNRRSFLQALLAGAAEREGVAYPALLTLLRRTLESAGRRLPLTSSLPGVLRDLLAEEEALPHPGAAPLRVPATPGDDGELVALLRRHASSPAVLGTLLHRLTPARFAALIRRLEPEQAALILDYLAGLVLAHRTEALALLSPEGFEALARLLTVAHLLRDPGSQFNRRSWLRAVLEGVAAAEHTPYRRMLALLLRSLARTAGRRPAAFGLPGLVAELAQDEGVPLTPGGRAEAADDTGALDGDGPAALRLVRGMGRERRRALLARTLPADARWLGGVLAALVRRHRAVRLLPMTEAAFADLAWTMALRRAARAPSGAIASRPGFVAGLVDDLAAHAGQDAAGLAALLRRTGAGERGGNGAADDPLLPDLPALPVPPAATLLERAERFLRDGRPEADGATLALLLVQEPGELTFLLRRLVADTTIPSAAWSARLDRLLARLVPEDVATLLDPERTEEASRWVRHADDGAAAWRLVLTALLCGDALDLGGAPPPGWRLDRQAAVRHWLDHGAAPWWAGADGMGAEAVARAVTALPDQGLTGILALFHTPDTGQRIARLRRALAALGRERGLLLLRRLAPQALAPAGPLAGTDGTGTDDERLLAAVAALMAGQAPDAAGAVAPPPADPAAADPPPPEPAPPAAIPDARLLAWLAGDIDLPVPLDGAVVRALAALLDAGGSGLDTALARGLGRETVRARWAAHLPAEILGRLLHRLEPGLAAFLTEAAAVLTAAWQQAAPAHRRGGGTPAALVWAVLLARLHAVAPGHRTAHALVAGVAAALTAGDAATAATVLARARFLAREAGDGGLAAALQPHPAPHPVTPAVPPSGPPAAPKPPGWRWRSKDGGKPAPGETIHVANAGLVLFTPFLPMLFDRLGVLTPGDDGTPRITGAEAASRAVHRLQYLADGRCGAPEPALVLNKLLCGLPLVTPIAAAAPMTDDDRTLCDGLLRAVIGNWPIISNTSPAGLQETFVQREGRLEFTGDQWTLTVQRKTVDVLFDRMPWSVAVVYHRWMEGPLHVTW from the coding sequence ATGGACGGCCGCACCCACCATATCCGCCGGCTGAGCCTGGACGTGACCCTGACCGATCTGGATCAGGCGCTGTTCCTGCGCCCGCGGGTGGAGGAACTGGCCGCCCGCCACCTGCCGCGGGTGCTGGAGCGGGTGCTGGACCGCATGGCGCCGCCGGGGATGCATGTGCGGCTGGACCGGCTGGACCTGGACCTGGGCACCATCCCCGCCGACGGGCTGGAGGGGGAGGCGCTGGCCGTCTTCGAACGCGCCTTGACCGAGGCGCTGGCCGACGCGGTGCCGCGCGCCCTGCACGCCCCCGGCGCCGGGGCCGCCGCGCTGGATTCCGCCGCCGCGCGGCTGGATCTGGCCGACACCTACCTGACCGGTGGCGTCTATCCGTTCTGGGCCAGGGGGGATGCGCTGCCGCCGCCGGTACTGCTGAACCGGCTGGCGGCGGAACAGCCGGCGGCCCTGGCGGGCCTGATCCGCCGCCGCGGACGGGAACCGGCGGTGCTGGAACGGCTGGTGCAGCAGATGGGCGGCGACGGCCTGCGCCGGCTGCTGGCCGCCCTGGCCCCGGCGGACGCGGCGGAGATCCTGGCCTGTCTGGCCGATCTGGTGGTGATCCACCGCGCCGGACCGCTGCTGCCGCTGCCGGAACCGGCGGTGGAGCGGCTGTTCTGGCTGGTCACGCTGGATTACCTGCTGCGGGAGGCCGGGTCGCAGTTCAACCGCCGCAGCTTCCTCCAGGCGCTGCTGGCCGGCGCCGCCGAGCGGGAGGGGGTGGCGTACCCCGCCCTGCTGACGCTGCTGCGGCGGACGCTGGAAAGCGCCGGGCGCCGCCTGCCGCTCACATCGTCCCTGCCGGGGGTGCTGCGGGATCTGCTGGCCGAGGAAGAGGCGCTGCCGCACCCCGGTGCCGCCCCGCTCCGGGTGCCGGCCACACCCGGCGACGACGGGGAACTGGTGGCCCTGCTGCGCCGCCACGCCAGCAGCCCGGCGGTCCTCGGCACCCTGCTGCACCGGTTGACACCGGCCCGCTTCGCCGCCCTGATTCGGCGGCTGGAGCCGGAACAGGCGGCGCTGATCCTGGATTATCTGGCCGGGCTGGTGCTGGCCCACCGGACGGAGGCGCTGGCCCTGCTGTCGCCCGAGGGGTTCGAAGCGCTGGCCCGCCTGCTGACCGTCGCCCACCTGCTGCGCGACCCCGGATCACAGTTCAACCGGCGAAGCTGGCTGCGCGCCGTGCTGGAAGGGGTGGCGGCGGCGGAACACACCCCGTACCGCCGGATGCTGGCGCTGCTGCTGCGGTCGCTGGCGCGCACCGCCGGGCGCCGGCCCGCCGCCTTCGGCCTGCCCGGTCTGGTCGCCGAACTGGCGCAGGACGAGGGCGTCCCGCTCACCCCCGGCGGCAGGGCGGAGGCCGCGGACGACACCGGCGCGCTGGACGGGGACGGGCCGGCGGCCCTGCGGCTGGTGCGGGGGATGGGGCGGGAACGGCGGCGGGCGCTGCTGGCCCGCACGCTTCCCGCCGACGCGCGGTGGCTGGGCGGTGTGCTGGCGGCACTGGTGCGGCGGCACCGGGCTGTCCGGCTGCTGCCCATGACCGAGGCGGCCTTCGCCGATCTGGCGTGGACCATGGCCCTGCGCCGGGCCGCACGGGCACCGTCGGGCGCCATCGCCAGCCGCCCGGGCTTCGTGGCGGGCCTGGTGGACGATCTGGCCGCCCACGCCGGCCAGGACGCCGCCGGGCTGGCGGCCCTGCTGCGGCGGACCGGTGCCGGGGAGAGAGGCGGGAACGGGGCGGCGGACGATCCCCTGCTCCCCGATCTGCCGGCCCTGCCGGTCCCGCCCGCCGCCACCCTGCTGGAACGGGCCGAGCGCTTCCTGCGCGACGGGCGGCCCGAGGCGGACGGCGCCACGCTCGCCCTGCTGCTGGTCCAGGAACCGGGGGAATTGACGTTCCTGCTGCGCCGGCTGGTGGCGGACACCACCATCCCGTCCGCCGCCTGGAGCGCGCGGCTCGACCGGCTGCTGGCCCGGCTGGTGCCCGAGGACGTGGCCACCCTGCTCGACCCCGAACGGACGGAGGAAGCGTCCCGCTGGGTCCGCCACGCCGACGACGGGGCGGCGGCGTGGCGGCTGGTGCTGACGGCCCTGCTGTGCGGCGATGCCCTGGACCTCGGCGGCGCCCCGCCGCCCGGCTGGCGGCTGGACCGTCAGGCGGCGGTGCGCCATTGGCTGGACCATGGGGCCGCCCCCTGGTGGGCCGGCGCCGACGGCATGGGGGCCGAAGCCGTGGCGCGGGCGGTGACCGCCCTGCCCGATCAGGGGCTGACAGGAATTCTGGCCCTGTTCCACACCCCCGACACCGGGCAGCGCATCGCCCGTCTGCGCCGCGCACTGGCGGCGCTGGGGCGGGAACGGGGGCTGCTGCTGCTGCGCCGGCTGGCCCCCCAGGCGCTCGCCCCCGCCGGGCCGCTGGCCGGTACCGATGGCACAGGCACCGACGACGAGAGGCTGCTGGCCGCCGTCGCCGCCCTGATGGCCGGACAGGCGCCGGACGCCGCCGGTGCGGTGGCCCCACCCCCGGCGGACCCGGCCGCCGCCGATCCACCGCCGCCGGAACCGGCCCCGCCCGCCGCCATTCCCGACGCCCGGCTGCTGGCGTGGCTGGCGGGGGACATCGACCTCCCCGTTCCGCTGGACGGCGCCGTTGTGCGGGCCCTGGCCGCCCTGCTGGACGCCGGGGGCTCCGGCCTGGACACCGCCCTTGCCCGCGGGCTGGGGCGGGAGACGGTGCGGGCGCGCTGGGCCGCCCACCTTCCCGCCGAGATCCTCGGGCGGCTGCTGCACCGGCTGGAACCGGGGCTCGCCGCCTTTCTGACCGAGGCGGCGGCGGTGCTGACGGCGGCGTGGCAGCAGGCGGCCCCGGCCCACCGGCGGGGAGGCGGGACGCCCGCCGCCCTGGTGTGGGCCGTCCTGCTGGCGCGGCTGCACGCCGTGGCGCCGGGGCACCGCACCGCCCACGCGCTTGTCGCCGGGGTGGCCGCCGCCCTGACCGCCGGGGATGCCGCCACCGCCGCCACCGTGCTGGCCCGCGCCCGCTTCCTGGCGCGGGAGGCGGGGGACGGCGGGCTGGCGGCCGCCCTCCAGCCTCACCCCGCGCCCCATCCCGTGACCCCCGCGGTGCCGCCGTCCGGCCCGCCCGCAGCCCCCAAGCCGCCCGGCTGGCGCTGGCGGTCCAAGGATGGCGGCAAGCCCGCCCCCGGCGAGACGATCCATGTGGCCAACGCCGGGCTGGTGCTGTTCACCCCCTTCCTGCCCATGCTGTTCGACCGCCTGGGGGTGCTGACCCCCGGCGATGACGGCACCCCGCGGATCACGGGTGCGGAGGCGGCGTCGCGCGCCGTCCACCGGCTGCAGTATCTGGCGGACGGGCGCTGCGGCGCGCCCGAACCGGCGCTGGTCCTGAACAAGCTCCTGTGCGGCCTGCCGCTGGTCACCCCCATCGCCGCCGCGGCCCCCATGACCGACGACGACCGGACGCTGTGCGACGGGCTGCTGCGGGCGGTGATCGGCAACTGGCCCATCATCAGCAACACCTCCCCCGCCGGGCTGCAGGAGACCTTCGTCCAGCGCGAAGGGCGGCTGGAGTTCACCGGCGACCAATGGACGCTGACCGTCCAGCGCAAGACGGTGGACGTGCTGTTCGACCGCATGCCGTGGAGCGTCGCCGTCGTCTACCACCGCTGGATGGAAGGGCCGCTGCATGTCACCTGGTAA
- a CDS encoding SDR family oxidoreductase, with protein MGQLDGKTAIVTGASSGIGYEAAKLFAREGAAVVAVARRRAELDRLVDAITAAGGTAVAVAGDVAEESTAAAAVEAAVSRFGGLDVAFNNAGILGPAAPVPDIAVEDWRAVLDVNLTGAFLGARHQIPALLARGGGSLIFTSTFVGHTVGFPGMGAYAAAKAGVIGLMTVIAAEYGPRGIRANALLPGGTDTPMGRAAASTPEARRFVEGIHALKRLASPAEIARSALYLASDASSFVTGTALVVDGGVSITRT; from the coding sequence ATGGGACAGCTCGACGGAAAGACCGCCATCGTCACCGGGGCCAGTTCCGGCATCGGCTATGAGGCGGCGAAACTCTTCGCGCGGGAAGGGGCGGCGGTGGTGGCGGTGGCCCGCCGCCGGGCCGAACTGGACCGGCTGGTGGACGCGATCACGGCGGCGGGCGGCACCGCCGTGGCCGTGGCCGGCGACGTGGCCGAGGAATCCACCGCCGCCGCCGCGGTGGAGGCGGCGGTCAGCCGGTTCGGCGGGTTGGACGTCGCCTTCAACAACGCCGGCATCCTGGGCCCCGCCGCCCCGGTGCCGGACATCGCGGTGGAAGACTGGCGGGCGGTGCTGGACGTCAACCTGACCGGCGCCTTCCTGGGCGCCAGGCACCAGATCCCGGCCCTGTTGGCCCGTGGCGGCGGGTCGCTGATCTTCACCTCCACCTTCGTCGGGCACACGGTGGGCTTTCCCGGCATGGGGGCCTATGCCGCGGCCAAGGCGGGGGTGATCGGGCTGATGACGGTGATCGCGGCGGAATACGGCCCCCGCGGCATCCGGGCCAACGCCCTGCTGCCCGGCGGCACCGACACCCCCATGGGCCGGGCGGCGGCATCCACGCCGGAGGCCCGGCGCTTCGTGGAGGGCATCCACGCCCTGAAGCGCCTGGCCTCCCCGGCGGAGATCGCCCGCTCGGCCCTCTACCTCGCCTCCGACGCGTCGAGCTTCGTGACGGGCACGGCGCTGGTGGTCGATGGCGGCGTGTCCATCACGCGGACGTAA
- a CDS encoding PAAR domain-containing protein produces the protein MPPAARLTDMHVCPMETPGVPPIPHVGGPVLGPGSATVLIGGLPAARVGDTCFCVGPPDSIAKGSATVLINSMPAARMGDSTVHGGSVVMGLPTVMIGG, from the coding sequence ATGCCCCCCGCCGCCCGCCTGACCGACATGCACGTCTGCCCGATGGAAACGCCGGGCGTTCCCCCCATTCCCCACGTGGGGGGGCCGGTGCTGGGCCCCGGCTCGGCCACGGTGCTGATCGGGGGGCTGCCGGCGGCGCGGGTGGGCGACACCTGCTTTTGCGTCGGCCCGCCCGACAGCATCGCCAAGGGATCGGCCACCGTGCTGATCAACAGCATGCCGGCGGCGCGCATGGGCGACAGCACCGTCCACGGCGGGTCCGTCGTCATGGGCCTGCCCACCGTCATGATCGGGGGATAG
- a CDS encoding CIS tube protein: protein MAGGLEKMIITAYSDQNFTAQVGDPYTVWINPASYSYQYAICYNDRQAQGSGGPSPNFNRVGPDSVSFELVFDATGVVPSPITGTPDAPADGVAGLIDKFKALVLQYNGKIHSPNFVLLSWAQLQFQCRLKTLNINYTLFKPDGTPLRARMAVSFLGFTSEQQLAKQENKSSPDLTHIVTVVAGDSLPTLCYRIYGSSLYYLRVAEFNGLNTFRTLVPGTQLLFPPLDRTAAQ, encoded by the coding sequence ATGGCCGGCGGCCTGGAAAAGATGATCATCACGGCCTATTCCGACCAGAACTTCACGGCTCAGGTCGGCGATCCCTATACCGTGTGGATCAACCCGGCCTCGTACTCCTACCAATACGCCATCTGCTACAACGACCGGCAGGCGCAGGGCAGTGGCGGACCGTCGCCCAACTTCAACCGTGTCGGCCCCGACAGCGTGTCGTTCGAACTGGTGTTCGACGCCACCGGCGTGGTGCCCAGCCCGATCACCGGCACCCCCGACGCCCCCGCCGACGGGGTGGCCGGGCTGATCGACAAGTTCAAGGCGCTGGTGCTGCAATACAACGGCAAGATCCACAGCCCCAACTTCGTGCTGCTGTCGTGGGCGCAGCTCCAGTTCCAGTGCCGGCTGAAGACCCTGAACATCAACTACACCCTCTTCAAGCCCGACGGCACGCCGCTGCGCGCGCGCATGGCGGTCAGCTTCCTGGGCTTCACCAGCGAACAGCAGCTCGCCAAGCAGGAAAACAAAAGCTCCCCCGACCTGACCCACATCGTCACGGTGGTGGCGGGGGATTCGCTGCCCACGCTGTGCTACCGCATCTACGGCAGCAGCCTCTATTACCTGCGCGTCGCCGAATTCAACGGGCTGAACACGTTCCGCACGCTGGTTCCCGGCACTCAGCTTCTGTTCCCCCCCCTGGACCGGACCGCCGCCCAATGA
- the vgrG gene encoding type VI secretion system tip protein VgrG yields the protein MTAPSPVQLSGALVSFTITANGSALDSSWQVVSIDVWHGVNKLPKARLVITDGDAATGTFPISESSTLIPGATLTIGLGYDGSETTVFSGIIYRQGLEIGENTASRLVVEATDKAMAMTLARGNAIYENITDSALITKLITGAGLTASVTATSATQPTVVQYYASAWDLMVIRAQLNGMMVMADAGKVTVAPPDTSQSPVLTVTFGDSILDFQADMDAATQYSASAIQSYAWDPATQALAKSGAAATSVSAPGNISSADLAKVFGITQFLQQTGGTLGTADLTAWSSADLTKNTLAKNRGQVSFQGSALAKTGAMITLAGLGGRFNGDYVIGAVHHSVTGGFWRTTVEAGLSPDWFSATTPDIPAPGASGQLPPGPNLQTGLVQKIATDPDGEFRVYVTLPLLQAQGSLGVWARLGSFYAYNGIGAEFYPEVGSEVVVAFMNGDPRFAVIVGSLYSKKNPPPVTPAAENNQKSIVTRAKLRLDFFEDKKAVEISTPGGQSVRLDDDAKSITVKDMNGNTVTLDGSGVTVKSKSNISLSAGGNVTVSADGNLSLSANGTVSVKGATIKQTADASFSAQGSAEAKLTSSGIVTVQGALVKIN from the coding sequence ATGACCGCCCCCTCCCCCGTACAGCTTTCCGGCGCGCTGGTCAGCTTCACCATCACCGCCAACGGCTCGGCCCTCGACAGTTCGTGGCAGGTGGTGTCCATCGACGTGTGGCACGGCGTGAACAAGCTGCCCAAGGCGCGGCTGGTCATCACCGACGGCGATGCCGCCACCGGCACCTTTCCCATCAGCGAGAGCAGCACCCTGATCCCCGGCGCCACCCTGACCATCGGCCTGGGCTATGACGGCAGCGAGACGACGGTGTTTTCCGGGATCATCTACCGCCAGGGGCTGGAAATCGGCGAGAACACCGCCTCCCGCCTGGTGGTGGAGGCGACGGACAAGGCCATGGCCATGACCCTGGCCCGCGGCAACGCCATCTATGAAAACATCACCGACAGCGCGCTGATCACCAAACTGATCACCGGCGCCGGGCTCACGGCGTCGGTCACCGCCACCAGCGCCACCCAGCCGACGGTGGTGCAGTACTATGCCAGCGCCTGGGATCTGATGGTGATCCGGGCGCAGCTCAACGGCATGATGGTGATGGCCGACGCCGGAAAGGTCACCGTCGCCCCGCCCGATACCAGCCAGTCGCCGGTGCTGACCGTGACGTTCGGCGATTCCATCCTGGATTTCCAGGCGGATATGGACGCCGCCACCCAGTACAGCGCATCGGCCATCCAGAGCTATGCCTGGGATCCGGCGACGCAGGCGCTGGCGAAATCGGGCGCCGCCGCCACCTCGGTCTCGGCGCCGGGCAACATCTCGTCCGCCGATCTGGCCAAGGTGTTCGGGATCACCCAGTTCCTGCAGCAGACCGGCGGCACGCTGGGCACGGCGGACCTGACCGCGTGGTCGTCCGCCGACCTGACCAAGAACACCCTGGCCAAGAACCGCGGGCAGGTCAGCTTCCAGGGCAGCGCCCTGGCCAAGACCGGCGCGATGATCACGCTGGCCGGCCTGGGCGGCCGGTTCAACGGCGATTACGTCATCGGCGCCGTGCATCATTCGGTGACCGGCGGCTTCTGGCGGACCACGGTGGAGGCCGGGCTGTCGCCCGACTGGTTCAGCGCCACCACCCCCGACATCCCCGCCCCCGGCGCGTCGGGGCAGTTGCCGCCGGGGCCCAACCTCCAGACCGGGCTGGTGCAGAAGATCGCCACCGATCCCGACGGCGAGTTCCGGGTCTACGTCACCCTGCCGCTGCTGCAGGCCCAAGGCTCGCTGGGGGTGTGGGCACGGCTGGGCAGCTTCTACGCCTACAACGGCATCGGCGCCGAATTCTACCCCGAGGTGGGGTCCGAGGTGGTGGTGGCGTTCATGAACGGCGACCCGCGCTTCGCCGTCATCGTCGGCAGCCTGTACAGCAAGAAGAACCCGCCCCCCGTCACGCCCGCGGCGGAAAACAACCAGAAGAGCATCGTCACCCGCGCCAAGCTGCGCCTGGATTTCTTCGAGGACAAGAAGGCGGTGGAGATCAGCACCCCCGGCGGCCAGAGCGTCCGGCTGGACGACGACGCCAAGAGCATCACCGTCAAGGACATGAACGGCAACACCGTCACCCTGGACGGCAGCGGCGTGACGGTGAAGAGCAAGAGCAACATCAGCCTGTCGGCGGGGGGAAACGTCACCGTCTCCGCCGACGGCAACCTGTCGCTGTCGGCCAACGGCACGGTCAGCGTGAAGGGGGCGACCATCAAGCAGACGGCGGACGCCAGTTTCAGCGCCCAGGGCAGCGCCGAGGCGAAGCTCACCTCCTCCGGGATCGTGACCGTCCAGGGCGCCCTGGTGAAGATCAACTGA
- a CDS encoding ATP-binding protein, translated as MSPGKSPRRKKAAAHPAHTANGDAVERDLAWLRQVIDLRFTPETADGALPPPPTLGDDGTPYSQGLRSLTLGDGERLVLVLALAPHLAPDHLDPFLLHNKATGQRFTQFGGVTGQAHAGFLPTAETALFLLGGYSQGRRLAHRHLLSPTHPLMARGVLHLDLRHSDEPALSAVLRPSPAWLERLLTGEENDPPPGPGFPAQRITTPLDWDDLVLEPATRRQVAMLDGWMRHGDTLMNGWNLARRLKPGYRCLFYGPPGTGKTLTASLLGKRHGIPVYRVDLSRIVSKWIGETEKNLGALFDQAQHRNWILFFDEAESLFGKRTESRSSNDRSANQQTAYLLQRVEDFPGTVILATNHRGHMDEAFARRFQSSILFPLPDAAARLRLWQDIFRNDAFTLDPAVDFQALADRYELAGGAIVNVLRHASLLAVERSPPVIRAADLIQGIREELQKEGRSP; from the coding sequence ATGTCACCTGGTAAATCCCCCCGCCGGAAAAAGGCCGCGGCCCACCCCGCCCACACGGCCAACGGCGACGCGGTCGAACGGGATCTGGCGTGGTTGCGGCAGGTGATCGACCTGCGCTTCACGCCTGAGACGGCGGACGGCGCCCTGCCGCCGCCGCCGACGCTCGGCGATGACGGCACCCCCTATTCCCAGGGGTTGCGCAGCCTGACGCTGGGGGACGGGGAACGGCTGGTGCTGGTCCTGGCGCTGGCCCCCCATCTGGCGCCCGACCATCTGGACCCCTTCCTGCTGCACAACAAGGCCACCGGCCAGCGCTTCACCCAGTTCGGCGGGGTGACGGGGCAGGCCCACGCCGGCTTCCTGCCCACGGCGGAAACCGCGCTGTTCCTGCTGGGCGGCTACAGCCAGGGGCGGCGTCTGGCCCACCGCCACCTGCTCAGCCCCACCCACCCGCTGATGGCACGCGGGGTGCTGCACCTGGACCTGCGCCATTCCGACGAGCCGGCGCTGTCGGCGGTGCTGCGCCCGTCGCCGGCGTGGCTGGAACGGCTGCTGACGGGGGAGGAGAACGACCCGCCCCCCGGCCCCGGTTTTCCCGCCCAGCGGATCACCACCCCGCTGGACTGGGACGATCTGGTGCTGGAACCGGCCACCCGCCGGCAGGTGGCGATGCTGGATGGCTGGATGCGCCACGGCGACACGCTGATGAACGGGTGGAATCTCGCCCGGCGGCTGAAGCCCGGCTACCGCTGCCTGTTCTACGGCCCGCCCGGCACCGGCAAGACGCTGACCGCCAGCCTGCTGGGCAAGCGGCACGGCATCCCGGTCTACCGCGTGGACCTGTCGCGCATCGTGTCCAAATGGATCGGCGAGACGGAAAAGAACCTGGGCGCCCTGTTCGACCAGGCGCAGCACCGCAACTGGATCCTGTTCTTCGACGAGGCGGAATCCCTGTTCGGCAAGCGCACCGAATCCCGCTCGTCCAACGACCGCTCCGCCAACCAGCAGACCGCCTATCTGCTCCAGCGTGTGGAGGATTTCCCCGGAACCGTCATCCTGGCCACCAACCACCGCGGCCACATGGACGAGGCGTTCGCCCGCCGGTTCCAGTCATCCATCCTGTTCCCGCTGCCCGACGCCGCGGCCCGGCTGCGGCTGTGGCAGGACATCTTCCGCAACGATGCCTTCACCCTGGACCCGGCGGTGGATTTCCAGGCGCTGGCCGACCGCTACGAGCTGGCCGGCGGCGCCATCGTCAACGTCCTGCGCCATGCCAGCCTGCTGGCGGTGGAGCGCAGCCCCCCGGTGATCCGCGCCGCCGACCTGATCCAGGGCATCCGCGAGGAATTGCAGAAGGAGGGGCGCAGCCCCTGA
- a CDS encoding GPW/gp25 family protein, whose amino-acid sequence MTYTDDAPFLGTGWSFPPTFDRTAASVTMSKGVQDIKESLWILLSTRLGERLMLPAYGASLWDKVFTTLTTTAANQIRSLVAKAILDWEPRIDVEEVSVETIDYRAGQVQITIAFLVRQTNVRSNLVYPFYLIEATLPPPPT is encoded by the coding sequence ATGACCTACACCGACGACGCGCCGTTCCTCGGCACCGGCTGGAGCTTCCCCCCCACCTTCGACCGCACGGCGGCGTCGGTGACCATGAGCAAGGGGGTGCAGGACATCAAGGAAAGCCTGTGGATTCTGCTGTCCACCCGGCTGGGGGAGCGGCTGATGCTGCCGGCCTACGGCGCGTCGCTGTGGGACAAGGTGTTCACCACCCTGACCACCACCGCGGCCAACCAGATTCGTTCCCTGGTCGCCAAGGCCATCCTGGATTGGGAGCCGCGCATCGACGTGGAGGAGGTGAGCGTGGAGACCATCGACTACCGGGCGGGGCAGGTCCAGATCACCATCGCGTTCCTGGTGCGCCAGACCAACGTGCGCAGCAATCTGGTCTATCCCTTCTACCTGATCGAGGCGACGTTGCCGCCGCCGCCGACGTGA